One genomic window of Actinoalloteichus hoggarensis includes the following:
- a CDS encoding GNAT family N-acetyltransferase — MTEDLLPTRHPTDLVALDPLLPERSRRPPGPTIHAALPDGSRVAGVRVVTEHRPGSTATLWSARWSCSLTPLLDVAEPAGLHALLSVWRAELDRLAPPEQDSSCEITWPSRDVAGSRVLLDHGLVPLTVLAVRSAGRLTRSTVVPGLTVRRAGPADLDAALALSVSEARYSSLVGGTMLRPDLVDLKRASLGARLAGDAPVWLAERDGLPVGLAECAWNTVGSDDREGRLRPGIWGYVNCLSVTPELRGSGVGSMLVDTVHRYFLATGASGTYLYYNPANPLSAVFWPRQGYRPLWTVWEVRPASALR; from the coding sequence GTGACCGAGGACCTGCTGCCCACACGACATCCCACCGACCTGGTCGCCCTCGATCCTCTGCTGCCGGAGCGGTCCCGGCGCCCGCCCGGCCCGACGATCCACGCCGCGCTGCCCGACGGGAGCCGCGTCGCCGGAGTCCGCGTCGTCACGGAGCACCGTCCCGGCTCCACCGCGACCCTGTGGTCGGCGCGGTGGTCGTGCTCCCTGACACCGCTGCTCGACGTCGCAGAGCCCGCCGGGCTGCACGCGCTGCTGTCGGTCTGGCGGGCGGAGCTGGACCGACTCGCACCGCCCGAGCAGGACTCGTCCTGCGAGATCACCTGGCCGAGCCGGGACGTGGCGGGCTCGCGTGTCCTGCTCGACCACGGTCTCGTCCCGCTCACCGTCCTGGCCGTCCGCTCGGCTGGCAGGCTCACTCGCTCCACCGTCGTTCCCGGACTGACGGTCCGCCGGGCGGGTCCGGCCGATCTCGACGCGGCGCTGGCCCTGTCGGTGAGCGAGGCCCGGTACTCCTCGCTCGTCGGCGGGACCATGCTGCGCCCCGATCTGGTGGACCTCAAACGGGCGAGTCTGGGGGCACGGCTCGCCGGGGACGCCCCCGTGTGGCTGGCGGAGCGGGACGGCCTGCCGGTGGGACTGGCCGAATGCGCCTGGAACACGGTCGGCTCCGACGATCGGGAGGGCAGGCTCCGCCCCGGGATCTGGGGATACGTCAACTGTCTGTCCGTCACTCCCGAGCTGCGCGGCTCCGGCGTCGGGTCGATGCTGGTGGACACGGTGCACCGATACTTCCTCGCCACCGGGGCCTCGGGCACCTACCTGTACTACAACCCGGCCAATCCGCTCTCCGCTGTGTTCTGGCCGCGACAGGGTTATCGTCCTCTGTGGACAGTGTGGGAGGTGCGTCCCGCCTCCGCGCTGCGGTGA
- a CDS encoding YhgE/Pip family protein encodes MSARRLASLELRRLAVGRITRLALVAAALVPLLYGALSIYANWDPYQRLSSVPAAIVMADDGAVDADGRTLDAGAEVERQLVEAGDFDWRRVSPEEADLGVAAGRYGFALVVPPDFSSALIADVAVDPQTARLTVITNDANNHLVGTVAEQLAERVRSTVATQVGRETADRLLVRLNTVYEQTAASSDEAVELTEATGELIAAVVLAGELLDEAVESTAGEALAARSRAEQAVDLADAAGDSADAAGAVAADTTALEEGAATLRDLMRRVDDDIEAADGRSEEVSSSTAAAAAEAAELTAAGGLVAESTGEIAAGLPSVRDGLSEEFTRLGAAPEEVETLLAELDALTERSALVDEAATGLADALTGWTGTHESIQESAAAFSAAADALASSASAASGEVDELLAAGERVTTAAADLDADLTRLSEEAAEQREAQDDAAVEAETAADRVQTLVGGAVELLELTEGVDEAALDLADRLAQDAALIPTVDPAVRQAAAQAIASPVTVTDRAHLTAGSHGAGLAPLFLGLALWVGAVVSYLLLRPLSVRALAANVPAWRVALGGWLPAAALGLAQAVTLFIATVLVIGLPATRPWAVLGLLVVTALAFTGIAHALCAAFGPAGRFVALVALVLQLTTAGSVLPWLTMPEALHPLHRLLPLGYVVDGLRHLLYGGDAESALLAVLVCLCWLVLAFVVAVTAAMRRRVWTPGRLRPEVAW; translated from the coding sequence ATGAGCGCCCGACGCCTCGCCTCCCTCGAACTGCGCAGGCTCGCCGTCGGGCGGATCACCCGACTCGCCCTCGTCGCGGCGGCCCTCGTCCCGCTCCTCTACGGAGCGCTGTCCATCTACGCCAACTGGGACCCGTACCAGCGGCTCAGCTCGGTGCCCGCCGCCATCGTGATGGCCGACGACGGGGCGGTCGACGCCGACGGCCGGACGCTCGACGCGGGCGCCGAGGTGGAGAGACAGCTTGTGGAGGCGGGCGACTTCGACTGGCGCCGTGTCTCCCCCGAAGAAGCCGATCTCGGCGTCGCCGCGGGTCGATACGGCTTCGCTCTCGTCGTGCCGCCCGACTTCTCCAGCGCGTTGATCGCCGATGTCGCCGTCGACCCCCAGACCGCCAGGCTCACCGTGATCACCAATGACGCGAACAACCATCTGGTGGGCACCGTCGCCGAGCAGCTGGCCGAACGGGTCCGTTCCACCGTCGCCACGCAGGTCGGCCGGGAGACGGCCGACCGGCTGCTGGTGCGCCTCAACACCGTGTACGAGCAGACTGCCGCCTCCTCCGACGAGGCCGTCGAGCTGACCGAGGCGACGGGCGAGTTGATCGCGGCCGTCGTACTCGCGGGGGAACTCCTCGACGAGGCGGTCGAGTCGACCGCGGGCGAGGCCCTCGCGGCGAGAAGCCGGGCCGAGCAGGCCGTGGACCTCGCCGACGCCGCGGGCGACTCCGCCGACGCCGCGGGGGCGGTCGCCGCGGACACCACCGCGCTGGAGGAGGGCGCCGCCACGCTCCGCGATCTGATGCGGCGCGTCGACGACGACATCGAGGCCGCCGACGGGCGATCGGAGGAGGTGAGCTCGTCAACGGCAGCGGCGGCGGCCGAGGCGGCGGAGCTGACGGCGGCAGGCGGCCTGGTGGCCGAGTCGACAGGCGAGATCGCGGCGGGACTGCCCTCGGTCCGCGACGGCCTGTCCGAGGAGTTCACCCGGCTCGGCGCGGCCCCCGAGGAGGTGGAGACGCTGTTGGCCGAGCTCGACGCGCTCACGGAGCGTTCCGCGCTGGTCGACGAGGCGGCGACCGGGCTCGCCGACGCGCTGACCGGCTGGACGGGCACCCACGAGTCGATACAGGAGTCCGCGGCGGCGTTCTCGGCCGCGGCGGACGCGCTCGCCTCCTCGGCATCGGCGGCGAGCGGGGAGGTCGACGAGCTGCTCGCCGCCGGGGAACGCGTGACGACCGCGGCGGCGGACCTCGACGCGGACTTGACTCGGCTGAGTGAGGAGGCGGCCGAACAGCGGGAGGCACAGGACGACGCCGCCGTCGAAGCCGAGACGGCGGCCGACCGGGTCCAGACGCTCGTCGGCGGCGCCGTGGAACTGCTCGAACTCACCGAGGGAGTCGACGAGGCCGCCCTCGATCTCGCCGATCGACTCGCCCAGGACGCGGCGCTCATCCCCACCGTCGACCCCGCCGTCCGGCAGGCGGCGGCCCAGGCCATCGCCTCGCCGGTGACGGTGACCGACCGCGCCCATCTCACGGCGGGCAGCCATGGCGCCGGCCTCGCGCCGCTGTTCCTGGGCCTGGCGTTGTGGGTCGGCGCGGTGGTCTCGTATCTCCTGCTGCGCCCGCTGTCGGTCCGGGCACTAGCGGCGAACGTCCCGGCCTGGCGAGTGGCACTCGGCGGCTGGCTGCCCGCCGCCGCACTGGGTCTCGCACAGGCGGTGACGCTGTTCATCGCCACGGTGCTGGTGATCGGCCTCCCCGCCACGCGGCCGTGGGCAGTGCTGGGACTGCTCGTCGTCACCGCGCTGGCGTTCACCGGGATCGCCCACGCCCTGTGCGCCGCGTTCGGCCCGGCCGGCCGGTTCGTCGCGCTGGTCGCCCTGGTTCTGCAGCTCACCACGGCGGGCAGCGTGCTTCCCTGGCTGACGATGCCCGAGGCCCTGCATCCGCTGCACCGGCTGCTGCCGCTGGGCTACGTGGTCGACGGACTGCGGCACCTGCTCTACGGCGGCGACGCCGAGTCCGCGCTGCTCGCGGTGCTGGTCTGCCTGTGCTGGCTGGTGCTGGCCTTCGTCGTGGCGGTCACGGCGGCGATGCGTCGGCGGGTGTGGACGCCCGGCAGGCTGCGACCCGAGGTCGCCTGGTGA
- a CDS encoding ATP-binding cassette domain-containing protein: protein MERPIDIRARAVSLADTRGRLLAATSVELRAGELTLISGRPGSGRTALALVLTGRMRPHDGRIESDGPLSRAELRRRSAVVDAPEISSPEPGALLRDVVAEGLSAAGRPDDREAITWWLRQRGLLPDAEERADRLDPAVRTRVLTDLAAARPGVHALVLDCPDRHGGNPNGWFSVARDHAEQGWTVAVLCSSESVRMLGAPAARIGAHDGHRPAYRRSTAAPVFAPQQVTAPLLSPVAEAAWRDSR, encoded by the coding sequence GTGGAACGTCCGATAGACATCCGTGCACGTGCGGTCAGCCTCGCCGACACCAGGGGACGCCTGCTCGCCGCCACCAGCGTCGAACTCCGAGCAGGTGAGCTCACCCTGATCTCGGGGCGTCCCGGCTCCGGCCGGACGGCGCTGGCGCTGGTGCTCACCGGACGGATGCGCCCCCACGACGGCCGGATCGAGTCCGACGGGCCGCTGTCCCGGGCGGAGCTGCGTCGCCGCTCCGCCGTGGTGGACGCGCCCGAGATCAGCTCCCCCGAGCCCGGCGCGCTCCTGCGCGACGTCGTCGCCGAGGGACTGTCCGCCGCGGGCAGGCCGGACGATCGGGAGGCGATCACCTGGTGGCTGCGGCAGCGCGGACTCCTCCCCGACGCCGAGGAACGCGCCGATCGGCTCGACCCCGCCGTCCGCACCCGCGTGCTCACCGACCTCGCCGCCGCCAGGCCCGGCGTCCACGCGCTCGTCCTGGACTGTCCCGATCGCCACGGCGGCAACCCGAACGGATGGTTCTCGGTGGCACGAGACCACGCCGAACAGGGCTGGACCGTCGCGGTGCTGTGCTCATCCGAGTCCGTCCGGATGCTGGGCGCGCCCGCCGCACGCATCGGCGCCCATGACGGCCACCGCCCCGCCTACCGACGCTCCACCGCCGCACCCGTGTTCGCACCGCAGCAGGTCACCGCGCCCCTGCTGTCCCCCGTCGCCGAGGCCGCGTGGCGGGACTCGCGATGA
- a CDS encoding VOC family protein: MIKVERFDHLVLTVADVERSQEFYRDVLGMQPVTFAEDRPGLAFGVQRINLHSSSEQLTPSALYAVPGSADICLVTSMAISEVKDHLRACEVRIEEGPVTRVGALGPMISLYFRDPDGNLVEVARYEELEE, translated from the coding sequence TTGATCAAAGTCGAGCGGTTCGATCACCTGGTGCTGACCGTCGCTGACGTCGAGCGCAGCCAGGAGTTCTACCGGGACGTGCTGGGGATGCAGCCGGTGACCTTCGCGGAGGACCGCCCGGGGCTGGCCTTCGGCGTGCAGCGGATCAACCTGCACTCCTCCTCGGAGCAGCTGACGCCTTCGGCGCTCTACGCCGTGCCGGGCTCCGCAGACATCTGCCTGGTGACGTCGATGGCGATCTCGGAGGTCAAGGACCACCTGCGGGCCTGCGAGGTGCGGATCGAGGAAGGGCCGGTCACCAGGGTCGGCGCCCTCGGGCCGATGATCTCGCTGTACTTCCGCGACCCCGACGGCAACCTGGTGGAGGTCGCGCGGTACGAGGAGCTCGAGGAGTGA